TGGCGCCAGAACATTGACCGTGAACTGGGCTTTGTAAAGACCTACTTCCCCGACGCCACCACCGTCAGCTTTGGCGGCGGACTGAAAGTGGCCCGGATGCCGGGTGAAAAGCAGGCTGATATCGCCTCATTGGGCGCCTATGCCAAGCAGCGGATTGAAGAGTTCAAGGCGGAAACCGGCCGTGAACTGCAGATGGAGATTGAACCGGGTACCTTTGTGGTGGCCAACTCCGGCCATATCATCACCCGCATTATCGACAAGAAGCTGACCAATGAATTGAACTTTCTGATTGTGGACGGCGGCATGGAACTGCTGACCCGCCCGTTGCTCTACGGCTCCGAGCATCCGGTTAGCATCGTGCGTCAGGACGGCACCCTGCTCTCCAGCGAATATGACCAGGCCCCCGCACAAGGGCTCAAATCATTCGGTATCGTGGGGCGCTGCTGTGAAAGCGGCGACTCGGTCCGCCTGGATAACGACGGCAACATTGTGCCGGTGCTGATTGCCGAGCCGGAGATCGGTGATTATGTGGTGATCGGCGGCACCGGGGCCTACTCCGAGAGCATGTCGCCCGAGAACTACAACTCCCATCGCAAACCGGGGGCAGTCATGAAGACCAAAAGCGGCGAACTGGTACAGATCCGCAAAAAGCAGGTCCGTGAGCAACTGACCCAGAATGAACTGGATGTAACGCTGTAATCAACCGCACAGAATCTCTTGACGACAAAAGGCGGCCGGAAGGCCGCCTTTTGCATGTTCCCCTGCTCTCCGGTCATTCCCCGGCGCCGGTCAGAATAGCTGCCACCCACTGCGCCAGTCGCGTCAGCTCCGCTACCGCAATCCGCTCCTGACAGGTATGCACTTTTTCAAAGCCGCAGCAGAGTACTGCAGTGGGGATCCCCCATTCATTGAAAAAATTGGCATCTGAGCCGCCACCGGTGGAACGGTGACGTACATTCAGTCCCAGGCGGCGGGCTGCCTCCCCGGCACGGCGCACAGGCTCAGATGCCGGGTCAAGCCGGTATGAGCGGTAGTTGGAGCGGACACTGATCTCCACACGACCGCCTGCTGACTGTGCCGCATCCTCCAGTGCCTGCCGCATGCTTGCTACCTGCATCGCCAGGCGGGCAGGATCGGTAGAACGCGCTTCCGCGCTCAGCTCACAGTGATCCGGCACAATATTGGTCGGCCCATCAGCCCGGATACTGCCGATGTTGGCGGTGGTCTCATCATCAATCCGCAATAGCTTCATGCCTGCAATGGCTGTAGCGGCAATCTGGATGGCCGAGATCCCCTCCTGCGGGGCAATACCGGCATGGGCCGCACGGCCATGAATAACCGCAGACAGCCGCACCTGTTCCGGCGCCTTGACCACAATCTCACCCACCGGGCCTCCGGCATCCAGCACAAAACCGCAGCGGGAAACAATCCGTGATGCATCAAACTGCTCTATTCCCTGCAATGACAGCTCTTCGGCCACGCTGAACAGCAGCTCCAGCGGCGGATGGGGCAGGCCCTGCTCCCGGACCGCCGTTATCCCCTCCAGCACCGCTGCCAGCCCGGCCACATCATCGGCCCCCAGTACTGTACTGCCGTCGCTGACAATATACTCACCCGCCAGCTGCGGCTTTACCCCGCAACCGGGCACCACCCGATCCATGTGACAGGAAAACAGCAAGGTCTCACCGGGGCCGCTACCTGGCAGGGTGGCATACAGATTACCGGCATTGCCGCCAAGCCGGGAACCGGTATCATCCTCAGTCACCGTAACCCCCAGTTCCGTCAGGAGTGTGGTC
Above is a window of Trichlorobacter lovleyi SZ DNA encoding:
- a CDS encoding diaminopimelate decarboxylase → MTIKQFGPTKLDAALIPVIARQWGTPIYLHDQEYIENSCEQLLNMPNAFGLHVRYAMKANSDRTVLRVVTGKGLDLDCSSLDEAARAHAAGIPFSRMMLTTQEVPGGDERAELEAMIKAGLKYNVCSMLQFNLIADFAKANRIDLSMRVHPGAAGGGESATRDTGSEYSCFGVHLNDVPKVKAMADEKGLRFTQVHVHIGSGGDPEKWRQNIDRELGFVKTYFPDATTVSFGGGLKVARMPGEKQADIASLGAYAKQRIEEFKAETGRELQMEIEPGTFVVANSGHIITRIIDKKLTNELNFLIVDGGMELLTRPLLYGSEHPVSIVRQDGTLLSSEYDQAPAQGLKSFGIVGRCCESGDSVRLDNDGNIVPVLIAEPEIGDYVVIGGTGAYSESMSPENYNSHRKPGAVMKTKSGELVQIRKKQVREQLTQNELDVTL
- a CDS encoding M20/M25/M40 family metallo-hydrolase, whose protein sequence is MTPEINTARLLNSFMELCAIDAEPTKERAMADRLTTLLTELGVTVTEDDTGSRLGGNAGNLYATLPGSGPGETLLFSCHMDRVVPGCGVKPQLAGEYIVSDGSTVLGADDVAGLAAVLEGITAVREQGLPHPPLELLFSVAEELSLQGIEQFDASRIVSRCGFVLDAGGPVGEIVVKAPEQVRLSAVIHGRAAHAGIAPQEGISAIQIAATAIAGMKLLRIDDETTANIGSIRADGPTNIVPDHCELSAEARSTDPARLAMQVASMRQALEDAAQSAGGRVEISVRSNYRSYRLDPASEPVRRAGEAARRLGLNVRHRSTGGGSDANFFNEWGIPTAVLCCGFEKVHTCQERIAVAELTRLAQWVAAILTGAGE